A genomic window from Zalophus californianus isolate mZalCal1 chromosome 13, mZalCal1.pri.v2, whole genome shotgun sequence includes:
- the ODF2 gene encoding outer dense fiber protein 2 isoform X15: MGELPTGCRKRRRKRGGAAAGAGLHPPRRLHGTALASDFNDFIRRRFWAQPCRSWFPSCGKNGVTSLTQKKVLRTPCGAPSVTVTKSHKRGMKGDTVNVRRSVRVKTKVPWMPPGKSSTRHVGCKWENPPHCLEITPPSSEKLVSVMRLSDLSTEDDDSGHCKMNRYDKKIDSLMNAVGCLKSEVKMQKGERQMAKRFLEERKEELEEVAHELAETEHENTVLRHNIERIKEEKDFTMLQKKHLQQEKECLMSKLVEAEMDGAAAAKQVMALKDTIGKLKTEKQMTCTDINTLTRQKELLLQKLSTFEETNRTLRDLLREQHSKEDSEKLMEQQGALLKRLAEADSEKARLLLLLQDKDKEVEELLQEIQCEKAQAKTASELSKSMESMRGHLQAQLRCKEAENSRLCMQIKNLERSGNQHKAEVEAIMEQLKELKQKGDRDKETLKKAIRAQKERAEKSEEYAEQLHVQLADKDLYVAEALSTLESWRSRYNQVVKDKGDLELEIIVLNDRVTDLVNQQQTLEEKMREDRDSLVERLHRQTAEYSAFKLENERLKASFAPMEDKLNQAHIEVQQLKASVKNYEGMIDNYKSQVMKTRLEADEVAAQLERCDKENKILKDEMNKEIETARRQFQSQLADLQQLPDILKITEAKLAECQDQLQGYERKNIDLTAIISDLRSRVRDWQKGSHELARAGSRLPR; encoded by the exons ATGGGCGAGCTGCCGACCGGGTGTCGGAAAAGGAGGCGGAAGCGGGGAGGAGCCGCCGCGGGAGCCGGACTGCATCCGCCGCGGCGTCTCCATGGCACGGCCCTGGCCTCCGACTTCAACGACTTCATAAGGAGACGTTTCTGGGCGCAGCCGTGTCGCTCCTG GTTTCCATCTTGTGGGAAGAACGGAGTAACAAGTCTCACGCAGAAAAAGGTCTTGAGGACACCTTGTGGCGCACCCAGTGTGACTGTGACG AAATCTCATAAGCGCGGAATGAAAGGGGACACCGTGAATGTGCGGCGGAGTGTCCGGGTGAAAACCAAGGTACCTTGGATGCCCCCTGGAAAATCATCCACCCGGCATGTGGGATGCAAGTGGGAG AATCCACCTCATTGTCTGGAGATCACGCCACCATCTTCAGAAAAGCTGGTCTCGGTGATGCGGTTAAGTGACCTCTCTACAGAAGATGATGACTCGGGTCACTGTAAAATGAACCGTTACGATAAGAAGATTGACAGTCTAATGAACGCGGTTGGTTGTCTCAAGTCTGag GTCAAGATGCAGAAGGGTGAGCGCCAGATGGCCAAAAGGTTCCTGGAGGAGCGCaaggaggagctggaggaggtggCCCACGAGCTGGCCGAGACCGAGCATGAGAACACGGTGCTGAGGCACAACATCGAGCGCATCAAGGAGGAGAAGGACTTCACCAT GCTTCAGAAGAAACACCTCCAGCAGGAGAAGGAGTGCCTCATGTCCAAGCTGGTAGAAGCTGAAATGGATGGGGCTGCTGCTGCCAAGCAAGTCATGGCCTTGAAGGATACTATCGGGAAGCTGAAGACG gagaaacaaatgACCTGCACGGACATCAACACCCTAACGAGGCAGAAGGAACTTCTGCTGCAGAAGCTGAGCACATTTGAAGAGACCAACCGCACCCTCCGAGACCTGCTGAGGGAACAGCACAGCAAAGAG GATTCGGAAAAGCTGATGGAGCAACAAGGAGCACTACTCAAACGGCTGGCCGAGGCGGACTCAGAGAAAGCG CGCCTGCTGTTACTCCTGCAAGACAAAGACAAGGAGGTAGAAGAGCTACTGCAGGAAATACAATGTGAGAAG GCTCAAGCAAAGACAGCATCCGAGCTTTCTAAATCCATGGAGTCCATGCGTGGGCATTTGCAGGCACAGCTCCGGTGCAAAGAGGCAGAGAACAGTCGCCTGTGCATGCAGATCAAG AACCTGGAGCGCAGTGGGAACCAGCACAAGGCAGAAGTGGAGGCCATCATGGAGCAGTTGAAGGAATTAAAGCAAAAGGGAGACCGAGACAAAGAAACCTTAAAGAAGGCCATCCGAGCCCAGAAGGAACGAGCTGAGAAGAGTGAGGAGTATGCTGAGCAGCTGCACGTGCAACTTGCTGATAAG GATCTTTATGTTGCTGAAGCTTTATCCACTCTGGAATCATGGAGGAGCCGCTACAATCAAGTTGTGAAAGACAAAGGAGACCTCGAGCTGGAAATTATTGTCCTGAATGA CCGGGTGACAGATCTCGTAAACCAACAGCAAACGTTGGAGGAGAAGATGCGGGAAGATCGGGACAGCCTGGTGGAGAGGTTACACCGGCAGACGGCCGAGTATTCCGCGTTCAAGCTAGAGAACGAGAGGCTGAAG GCTAGCTTCGCCCCGATGGAGGACAAGCTCAATCAGGCGCACATCGAGGTGCAGCAGCTGAAGGCATCAGTTAAGAACTATGAAGGGATGATTGACAACTATAAGAGTCAG GTGATGAAGACCAGACTGGAGGCTGATGAAGTGGCCGCCCAGCTGGAACGCTGTGACAAAGAGAACAAGATCCTTAAAGATGAGATGAACAAAGAGATTGAAACG GCCCGTAGGCAGTTCCAGTCCCAGCTGGCTGACCTGCAGCAGCTGCCCGACATCCTCAAGATCACAGAGGCTAAGCTGGCGGAGTGCCAAGACCAGCTGCAGGGCTATGAGAGGAAGAACATTGACCTCACAGCCATCATATCAGACCTGCGCAGCCGGGTAAGGGACTGGCAGAAAGGGTCCCACGAACTGGCGCGAGCAGGGTCCCGCTTACCAAGATGA
- the ODF2 gene encoding outer dense fiber protein 2 isoform X16 — MGELPTGCRKRRRKRGGAAAGAGLHPPRRLHGTALASDFNDFIRRRFWAQPCRSWFPSCGKNGVTSLTQKKVLRTPCGAPSVTVTKSHKRGMKGDTVNVRRSVRVKTKNPPHCLEITPPSSEKLVSVMRLSDLSTEDDDSGHCKMNRYDKKIDSLMNAVGCLKSEVKMQKGERQMAKRFLEERKEELEEVAHELAETEHENTVLRHNIERIKEEKDFTMLQKKHLQQEKECLMSKLVEAEMDGAAAAKQVMALKDTIGKLKTEKQMTCTDINTLTRQKELLLQKLSTFEETNRTLRDLLREQHSKEDSEKLMEQQGALLKRLAEADSEKARLLLLLQDKDKEVEELLQEIQCEKAQAKTASELSKSMESMRGHLQAQLRCKEAENSRLCMQIKNLERSGNQHKAEVEAIMEQLKELKQKGDRDKETLKKAIRAQKERAEKSEEYAEQLHVQLADKDLYVAEALSTLESWRSRYNQVVKDKGDLELEIIVLNDRVTDLVNQQQTLEEKMREDRDSLVERLHRQTAEYSAFKLENERLKASFAPMEDKLNQAHIEVQQLKASVKNYEGMIDNYKSQVMKTRLEADEVAAQLERCDKENKILKDEMNKEIETARRQFQSQLADLQQLPDILKITEAKLAECQDQLQGYERKNIDLTAIISDLRSRVRDWQKGSHELARAGSRLPR; from the exons ATGGGCGAGCTGCCGACCGGGTGTCGGAAAAGGAGGCGGAAGCGGGGAGGAGCCGCCGCGGGAGCCGGACTGCATCCGCCGCGGCGTCTCCATGGCACGGCCCTGGCCTCCGACTTCAACGACTTCATAAGGAGACGTTTCTGGGCGCAGCCGTGTCGCTCCTG GTTTCCATCTTGTGGGAAGAACGGAGTAACAAGTCTCACGCAGAAAAAGGTCTTGAGGACACCTTGTGGCGCACCCAGTGTGACTGTGACG AAATCTCATAAGCGCGGAATGAAAGGGGACACCGTGAATGTGCGGCGGAGTGTCCGGGTGAAAACCAAG AATCCACCTCATTGTCTGGAGATCACGCCACCATCTTCAGAAAAGCTGGTCTCGGTGATGCGGTTAAGTGACCTCTCTACAGAAGATGATGACTCGGGTCACTGTAAAATGAACCGTTACGATAAGAAGATTGACAGTCTAATGAACGCGGTTGGTTGTCTCAAGTCTGag GTCAAGATGCAGAAGGGTGAGCGCCAGATGGCCAAAAGGTTCCTGGAGGAGCGCaaggaggagctggaggaggtggCCCACGAGCTGGCCGAGACCGAGCATGAGAACACGGTGCTGAGGCACAACATCGAGCGCATCAAGGAGGAGAAGGACTTCACCAT GCTTCAGAAGAAACACCTCCAGCAGGAGAAGGAGTGCCTCATGTCCAAGCTGGTAGAAGCTGAAATGGATGGGGCTGCTGCTGCCAAGCAAGTCATGGCCTTGAAGGATACTATCGGGAAGCTGAAGACG gagaaacaaatgACCTGCACGGACATCAACACCCTAACGAGGCAGAAGGAACTTCTGCTGCAGAAGCTGAGCACATTTGAAGAGACCAACCGCACCCTCCGAGACCTGCTGAGGGAACAGCACAGCAAAGAG GATTCGGAAAAGCTGATGGAGCAACAAGGAGCACTACTCAAACGGCTGGCCGAGGCGGACTCAGAGAAAGCG CGCCTGCTGTTACTCCTGCAAGACAAAGACAAGGAGGTAGAAGAGCTACTGCAGGAAATACAATGTGAGAAG GCTCAAGCAAAGACAGCATCCGAGCTTTCTAAATCCATGGAGTCCATGCGTGGGCATTTGCAGGCACAGCTCCGGTGCAAAGAGGCAGAGAACAGTCGCCTGTGCATGCAGATCAAG AACCTGGAGCGCAGTGGGAACCAGCACAAGGCAGAAGTGGAGGCCATCATGGAGCAGTTGAAGGAATTAAAGCAAAAGGGAGACCGAGACAAAGAAACCTTAAAGAAGGCCATCCGAGCCCAGAAGGAACGAGCTGAGAAGAGTGAGGAGTATGCTGAGCAGCTGCACGTGCAACTTGCTGATAAG GATCTTTATGTTGCTGAAGCTTTATCCACTCTGGAATCATGGAGGAGCCGCTACAATCAAGTTGTGAAAGACAAAGGAGACCTCGAGCTGGAAATTATTGTCCTGAATGA CCGGGTGACAGATCTCGTAAACCAACAGCAAACGTTGGAGGAGAAGATGCGGGAAGATCGGGACAGCCTGGTGGAGAGGTTACACCGGCAGACGGCCGAGTATTCCGCGTTCAAGCTAGAGAACGAGAGGCTGAAG GCTAGCTTCGCCCCGATGGAGGACAAGCTCAATCAGGCGCACATCGAGGTGCAGCAGCTGAAGGCATCAGTTAAGAACTATGAAGGGATGATTGACAACTATAAGAGTCAG GTGATGAAGACCAGACTGGAGGCTGATGAAGTGGCCGCCCAGCTGGAACGCTGTGACAAAGAGAACAAGATCCTTAAAGATGAGATGAACAAAGAGATTGAAACG GCCCGTAGGCAGTTCCAGTCCCAGCTGGCTGACCTGCAGCAGCTGCCCGACATCCTCAAGATCACAGAGGCTAAGCTGGCGGAGTGCCAAGACCAGCTGCAGGGCTATGAGAGGAAGAACATTGACCTCACAGCCATCATATCAGACCTGCGCAGCCGGGTAAGGGACTGGCAGAAAGGGTCCCACGAACTGGCGCGAGCAGGGTCCCGCTTACCAAGATGA